A stretch of the Euleptes europaea isolate rEulEur1 chromosome 14, rEulEur1.hap1, whole genome shotgun sequence genome encodes the following:
- the LOC130486793 gene encoding gastrokine-1-like, whose product MPPPPRSSKWAVTRKQILVAVLVELVMASASESNAIQLINKGNNGGTVYQTVNINNNYNVATFNTYLGTHSTNAIVDYNAGLIVYQLPYKRICIVSRMNRSTFPSISQLENMVHEENPSLHALHRNYGISRKLVKNLYQLGKPTQAMCGGFTTYWATEFQRLDPSIGGRGCAGVRLLILDVNLCGGISLF is encoded by the exons atgcccccccccccacgctcttCCAAGTGGGCAGTGACAAGGAAACAG ATTCTGGTTGCTGTACTTGTGGAGCTTGTAATGGCCTCAGCCTCGGAGAGCAAT gCTATACAGCTCATAAACAAGGGTAATAATGGAGGAACTGTCTACCAGACAGTGAACATCAACAATAATTACAACGTTGCTACCTTTAACACTTACTTAGGAACACACTCAACCAATGCGATTGTTGACTACAATGCT GGGCTGATTGTTTACCAGTTGCCTTACAAGAGGATCTGTATTGTGTCCCGGATGAATCGAAGCACTTTCCCAAGCATATCACAGCTTGAAAACATGGTCCATGAG GAGAATCCGTCACTGCATGCCCTCCACAGAAACTACGGTATCTCTCGCAAGCTAGTAAAAAATCTGTATCAGCTTGGAAAGCCCACTCAAGCGATGTGTGGAGGTTTCACCACCTACTGGGCCACTGAATTCCAAA GACTGGATCCATCAATCGGAGGCAGAGGCTGCGCAGGAGTGCGCCTTCTTATCCTTGATGTGAACTTATGCGGAGGCATTTCCCTCTTCTAA